The window TTTGCAACGGAGTCTGGTGCGGTCAATCGCCCAGCGCGATCCGTAACATGGTCAAGGCGGGCTACCCAGCAAACCGCATTTTCTATTATCGCGGCGGCATGCAGACATGGCGGCTGCTTGGCCTCACTGTGAGCGGCGGCGAATAGCGTACGCTACAGGTATCTTGGCCGTCTAGTTTTCCGGATTGTTCGCGCGCAAATTGCGCAGCATGGACCGCTGGTAGAGCTCTGGTGACAACCGCATCAGCCATGACGCAAGCCACGCCACTCGGCCCACCGGTATGAATTCCCGCCGCTTCCAAACGCCACGCAAGATTACTTTGGCGGCCGCTTCGGGCGACATATAGTCTATTCCGTCTGCCGCGGCCCCTGGCCGCAGAATTCCGTCGTCACGACGTTCGGCATTCCCGATATTTGTGGCAACAAAGCTGGGCGCAGCAATCAGGCAGCTGACGCCAAAGGCTGCTTCTTCTGAGCGGAGCGACGAAAAGAACCCCTGTAGCGCATGTTTCGAAGCAGCATAGGCAGTACGCCCGTGCAGTGGTGCAAATCCAGCAACCGAAGAGATCGCCAGATGCGTGCCCCCGCTGCTGCGGATCGGCTGCAGAAAGGCCCGCGCCATTTCCACTGCAGCAAAATAATTGATCTCGAAAACCTGCCTATGGCTATCCGCATCGGTTTCCTCGAATGAGGCGATCTGTGAAACGCCGGCATTATAGATCACCATATCGATAGACGGCCTTGCTGCGATGATTTCTGCCGCCGCGCGTTCAAGCGCTGCATTGTCCGTCAGGTCCAAAGCAACCGGTGTGCGGCTCTTGGATGGTTTGAGCCCCGCTATATTCACGTCCATCAGGACACAATGCCAGCCCTGCGCTTCAAGCTGCGCGGCCAACGCACGCCCCAAGCCACCATTCCCACCAGAGATTACTGCGGTCTTCATAGCCCTGCCTCACGTTGCCATAGATCGAACACCTCGGAAGAGGTTAAATCTGGTGTATAACCGAACACAGACTTCAGCCTGCCATTGTCCAGTACAGGGCGATATTGCAGGAACCGGACCTGTTCCGGTCCGTATTGCGACAGGCCCAGCGGCCGTGCCACGGCCAACGCAGCTTTCACCCCCCACGCAGGCAGGCGCAAAACCGGTTTGCGCAGCTTCTTCGCCAACTCATCGAGAGAGAGCCATCCGTCGCCTGCTACGTTAT is drawn from Sulfitobacter sp. S223 and contains these coding sequences:
- a CDS encoding SDR family oxidoreductase — encoded protein: MKTAVISGGNGGLGRALAAQLEAQGWHCVLMDVNIAGLKPSKSRTPVALDLTDNAALERAAAEIIAARPSIDMVIYNAGVSQIASFEETDADSHRQVFEINYFAAVEMARAFLQPIRSSGGTHLAISSVAGFAPLHGRTAYAASKHALQGFFSSLRSEEAAFGVSCLIAAPSFVATNIGNAERRDDGILRPGAAADGIDYMSPEAAAKVILRGVWKRREFIPVGRVAWLASWLMRLSPELYQRSMLRNLRANNPEN